A part of Sphingopyxis sp. DBS4 genomic DNA contains:
- a CDS encoding isochorismatase family protein, with product MLLRRLGRDQILIVGVYTSIGCHCSAIDAFMRDMRDMRAFLVSDATADMEPADHAKGLEVAARLCARVVDTETVSRALEPSPGRDGV from the coding sequence GTGCTGCTTCGCCGGCTCGGCCGCGATCAAATCCTGATCGTCGGCGTCTATACCTCGATCGGCTGCCATTGCTCGGCCATCGATGCCTTCATGCGCGACATGCGCGACATGCGCGCTTTCCTCGTCTCCGACGCCACGGCAGACATGGAGCCTGCCGATCACGCCAAGGGGCTGGAAGTTGCCGCTCGCCTCTGCGCCCGTGTCGTTGATACAGAAACCGTCAGTCGCGCCCTTGAACCCTCACCCGGACGCGATGGTGTCTGA
- a CDS encoding TauD/TfdA family dioxygenase: MPFQVNQLHPIFAAEMFGCDILKPVTDETRNAVEDAMAKYAVLVIRDQAAASDEDQVRFAKAFGPLELPPDLGMSERTRPTRVHPKLYDVSNLDENGNLDKPDTLRRKFAKGNELFHTDSSFNDLPTKWSMLLAHVVTPTGGNTEFVDTRAAYDALSPSMKEQVEPLSVIHSLTYSRERGGLTGTTVFDRAFPPVTQPLVRTSASGRKALYIGAHAATVVGMDEAAGRTLLDKLVSDASRPEYIYSHKWLPGDLVIWDNRCTMHRATEYAYMEDRRDLRRATINEFGEDRVGARPI, from the coding sequence ATGCCATTCCAGGTCAATCAGCTGCATCCGATCTTTGCGGCAGAAATGTTCGGTTGCGACATCCTCAAGCCGGTGACGGATGAAACGAGAAATGCCGTCGAAGATGCGATGGCCAAATATGCCGTGCTGGTTATCCGCGATCAGGCGGCCGCGAGTGACGAGGATCAGGTCCGCTTTGCTAAGGCATTCGGGCCCTTGGAGTTGCCGCCCGATCTCGGCATGTCGGAGAGGACGAGGCCGACGCGCGTCCATCCGAAACTCTACGACGTGTCGAACTTGGACGAGAACGGCAATCTGGACAAACCCGATACGCTGCGCCGCAAGTTCGCCAAGGGCAACGAGCTCTTCCATACGGACAGCTCATTCAATGACCTGCCGACCAAATGGTCGATGTTGTTGGCCCACGTCGTCACGCCCACGGGGGGCAATACCGAATTTGTCGATACACGGGCAGCCTATGATGCGCTGTCGCCTTCGATGAAGGAGCAGGTCGAACCACTGAGCGTCATTCACAGTCTCACCTACTCGCGCGAAAGGGGTGGCCTCACCGGCACGACTGTTTTCGATCGCGCCTTTCCGCCGGTGACACAGCCACTTGTACGGACAAGCGCATCGGGCCGTAAGGCTCTCTATATCGGCGCACACGCCGCAACCGTTGTCGGCATGGATGAGGCGGCCGGGCGGACCCTGCTCGACAAGTTGGTCTCGGATGCCAGCCGACCGGAGTATATATATTCACACAAATGGCTGCCCGGCGACCTCGTTATCTGGGACAATCGCTGCACTATGCATCGCGCGACCGAATATGCGTACATGGAGGACCGGCGGGATCTGCGTCGGGCGACCATCAACGAATTTGGCGAGGATCGCGTCGGCGCGCGACCGATCTAG
- a CDS encoding FUSC family protein, with amino-acid sequence MTPPYFSFPRWLFAAKLFIAGMIAFAIAVKIGLPQPYWALVTCCVVMNPITGAIRSKAIYRFMGTLGAGVVSLMFAAIFVNTPVLLIAVMGLAATATLAVSLIDRTPRSYGFLLFGVTMMLVAVPEINSPGNMFGTAVARVTEIGLGLVCCTMVDSIIVPRSLGPQMRDRLHAWLPDVQRWFEEALEGRETDPEATADRLRMIGDVTALSVLAGQLQYDPMVPRRERRLAFAIQQRMLRLIPLISSIESRISGGGDAQRKALSPPLAEAVGLVRDGKAPPDDFVARMNAADDGAPGSWRRLVQRDLASLIADALALWAEIRSLDAALDTGAPLSSALEASVQSVRAFPLRPDYHIVWRVSAAILLTYATLTALWYLTGWQQAPGALLIGSVSIAFFGGADEAGAAIAQFARFAAIAAVAAALLCYVLLPLAGDYGSFVVIMGLFMMPIAAWSVSNPLALLLLAFALSTINLQGEYQPLEFGTFIEASFASLLGIYVGFFWLHMARRMGAGHAVERFTKMARADVRALTRRATARDRDLYVARSLDRIGALTARLAAAGEPDESVRLLRRLRAGANIADLRHAADSLTGETRQAAEHLLQALRAEIGRDAPSPALLAQIDATLSDALRSASGENNPLVRGLVDLRLALFRQSPVWRPAA; translated from the coding sequence GTGACTCCGCCCTATTTCTCATTTCCCCGCTGGCTGTTCGCGGCAAAGCTGTTCATCGCTGGGATGATTGCGTTTGCCATTGCCGTGAAGATCGGCCTGCCGCAGCCCTATTGGGCGCTTGTGACCTGCTGCGTGGTGATGAACCCCATCACCGGCGCCATCCGATCGAAGGCAATCTACCGCTTCATGGGGACGCTGGGCGCGGGCGTGGTGTCGCTCATGTTTGCAGCGATCTTTGTGAACACACCGGTGCTGCTGATCGCCGTCATGGGGCTTGCCGCGACCGCCACCCTGGCGGTCTCTCTGATCGACCGCACGCCGCGCAGCTACGGTTTCCTCTTGTTCGGGGTGACGATGATGCTGGTCGCGGTGCCGGAGATTAACAGTCCCGGCAACATGTTCGGCACGGCGGTCGCGCGGGTCACCGAGATCGGTCTCGGGCTGGTGTGTTGCACCATGGTCGACAGCATCATTGTGCCGCGCTCGCTCGGTCCGCAGATGCGCGATCGGCTGCATGCCTGGCTGCCCGACGTCCAGCGTTGGTTCGAGGAAGCACTGGAGGGCCGGGAAACCGATCCCGAAGCGACAGCCGATCGGCTGCGCATGATCGGCGATGTCACCGCCCTGTCGGTGCTGGCGGGGCAGTTGCAATATGATCCAATGGTGCCCCGCCGCGAGCGCAGGCTCGCCTTTGCGATCCAGCAGCGCATGCTGCGGCTGATCCCGCTGATCTCCTCCATCGAATCGCGCATCTCGGGCGGCGGTGATGCGCAGCGGAAGGCGCTGTCGCCGCCCCTCGCCGAAGCGGTCGGACTGGTCCGCGACGGCAAGGCCCCGCCCGACGATTTCGTTGCGCGCATGAATGCAGCCGATGATGGGGCGCCCGGAAGCTGGCGCCGCCTAGTGCAGCGCGATCTGGCGTCCCTGATCGCTGACGCTCTCGCCCTCTGGGCCGAAATCCGCAGCCTCGACGCGGCGCTGGACACCGGCGCTCCATTGTCCTCCGCGCTTGAGGCCTCGGTCCAGAGTGTCCGTGCCTTTCCGCTACGGCCCGACTATCACATTGTCTGGCGCGTCTCCGCCGCCATCCTGCTCACCTACGCAACATTAACCGCGCTTTGGTATTTGACCGGCTGGCAGCAGGCGCCCGGCGCGTTGCTGATCGGGTCGGTATCGATCGCCTTTTTCGGCGGAGCGGACGAGGCCGGCGCGGCAATCGCGCAGTTCGCGCGCTTTGCGGCGATCGCCGCCGTGGCCGCCGCCCTGCTGTGCTATGTCCTGTTGCCGCTGGCGGGCGATTACGGCTCCTTCGTCGTCATCATGGGGTTGTTCATGATGCCGATCGCCGCTTGGTCGGTCAGCAATCCGCTCGCGCTCCTGCTTCTCGCTTTCGCTCTCAGCACGATCAACCTTCAGGGCGAATATCAGCCACTGGAATTCGGCACGTTCATCGAGGCAAGCTTCGCCTCGCTGCTCGGCATCTATGTCGGCTTCTTCTGGCTGCACATGGCGCGCCGAATGGGAGCCGGGCATGCCGTGGAGCGGTTCACGAAAATGGCGCGCGCGGATGTGCGCGCGCTTACCCGGCGCGCCACTGCACGGGACCGCGACCTCTATGTCGCACGGTCGCTCGACCGGATAGGCGCGCTGACGGCGCGGCTGGCGGCGGCCGGCGAACCGGACGAAAGTGTGCGGCTGCTTCGCCGGCTGCGCGCGGGGGCAAACATCGCGGACCTTCGCCATGCCGCTGACAGCCTGACCGGGGAGACGAGGCAAGCGGCCGAACATCTACTGCAAGCGTTGCGCGCGGAAATCGGCCGTGATGCACCTTCGCCCGCCCTGCTTGCCCAAATCGATGCAACGCTGTCGGATGCGCTGCGCAGCGCTTCGGGAGAGAACAACCCGCTGGTGCGCGGCCTCGTCGATCTGCGCCTGGCCCTGTTCCGGCAAAGCCCGGTATGGCGTCCGGCGGCATGA
- a CDS encoding biotin/lipoyl-binding protein: MTLTRETLVRGLKIALTLALAVLAALILWHLYNYYTYAPQTRDGKLRADAVPLAADVSGRVDSVAVHDGQIVEKGQLLFTIDKG; encoded by the coding sequence ATGACCCTGACCCGAGAAACCCTTGTTCGCGGCCTCAAGATCGCGCTGACGCTCGCCCTGGCGGTACTCGCGGCCCTGATCTTGTGGCATCTCTACAATTACTACACCTATGCGCCGCAGACGCGCGATGGAAAGCTGCGCGCCGATGCCGTTCCGCTTGCCGCCGACGTCTCGGGGCGCGTGGACTCGGTCGCCGTCCACGACGGGCAGATCGTGGAGAAAGGGCAATTGCTCTTCACGATCGACAAGGGGTGA
- a CDS encoding DUF1656 domain-containing protein produces the protein MIGEIDIAGIFISPLLLCLLVAFFARLLVSRLLDAMGFYRIVWQRPLFDLALFFLLVWLAFACLRITTT, from the coding sequence ATGATCGGCGAGATCGACATTGCAGGCATCTTCATCTCGCCGCTGCTCCTGTGCCTGCTCGTCGCCTTCTTTGCGCGGCTGCTCGTTTCGCGGCTGCTCGACGCGATGGGCTTCTATCGCATCGTCTGGCAGCGGCCGCTGTTTGATCTCGCCCTGTTCTTTCTACTCGTCTGGCTTGCCTTTGCTTGCCTGCGCATAACGACGACCTGA
- a CDS encoding DUF6118 family protein has product MDEDDYRDETSDDPVRAFERLRGEVSLLRSAIEGLTAARESIDIPDYEPTLARTEKVLAVLAQQIDGVRKSPAMTLTPENMGSRLNASVMETVNTLRAQAQASKMALDGTVGELRGLVLSAHTAREQNRWLFIIGGVGILLGLLLYATFAGPVAHLAPASWQWPESMAARVLDEPTPWDAGTHLMQRASPASWEMIVAADPLADGNREAIQACREAATKAKKPVRCTIEIKAEH; this is encoded by the coding sequence ATGGACGAGGACGATTATCGCGACGAGACCAGCGACGATCCGGTGCGAGCGTTCGAGCGATTGCGCGGCGAGGTGTCGCTGCTCCGTAGCGCTATAGAGGGGCTGACCGCCGCGCGCGAGTCCATCGACATTCCCGATTACGAGCCGACGCTGGCCCGCACAGAGAAGGTGCTGGCAGTGCTGGCGCAGCAGATCGACGGCGTGCGCAAGAGCCCGGCGATGACGCTCACCCCGGAAAATATGGGGAGCCGTTTAAACGCTTCCGTCATGGAGACGGTGAACACGCTTCGTGCCCAAGCCCAGGCGTCGAAAATGGCGCTGGACGGGACGGTGGGCGAGCTACGCGGCCTGGTGCTGTCGGCGCACACCGCCCGCGAGCAGAACCGATGGCTGTTTATCATCGGCGGCGTCGGAATCTTGCTGGGGCTGTTGCTCTATGCGACGTTTGCCGGCCCGGTCGCGCATCTCGCGCCGGCGAGCTGGCAATGGCCCGAGAGCATGGCGGCTCGTGTTTTGGACGAGCCGACGCCGTGGGATGCTGGCACGCATCTGATGCAGCGTGCATCGCCGGCGAGCTGGGAGATGATCGTCGCGGCCGATCCACTCGCCGATGGCAACCGCGAGGCGATCCAGGCATGTCGCGAAGCTGCGACGAAGGCGAAAAAGCCGGTGCGCTGCACGATCGAGATCAAAGCCGAGCACTGA
- a CDS encoding Tn3 family transposase produces the protein MARRRLVSPEIWAGHYSAPLDEREIARHYTLTSDDVEIVGRRRGDATRLGFAMLLLTMRWPGRALEAGEVPPAPVLAYVAQQLDIAPEAFAAYAHRDQTRREHLVEIRRSHGFRIFDRDAFREVVAFSIPIAQTIIHPGQMAGVIVDELRRRQILLPSSSILEAVLRRARQQAEQLTYEVLTNGLLPDTLQGLDDLLARRSGQATTWLSWLRNAPQSPAARNILRLIERLAYVRALGLDRARADMIPALTFDRLADEGSRITPQHLGELNALRRHATLAATGIRLEESLTDAALTMFDKLLGSMARRAENRTRDKALKTVRELQGHLRTLTGSCRLLIDARTKGVDFLAQIEALDWQRFAVAVEQAEVLGRPETVDRTAELIERHRTVKLFAGAFLNTFEFRGAGAVQGLLSALAIIAELYQTGKRRLPDRVPLRFVPSAWRPFVLRDGIVDRAAYELCALSQLRERLRAGDIWVAGSRQFRDFDSYLIPPATFAALHEKGPLPLAIETDFERHIEERRTRLDTAIEQVTILARQGELPQVRLDENGLIISPLKAATPPATEIARRAAYDRLPRVKITDLLLEVDAWTGFSECFIHRRSGREADDRNALLTVILADGINLGLTRMAETCRGASLRQLAHLHDWHISEAAYGEALGRLIDAHRAMPLAALWGDGTTSSSDGQQFHAGGRGAAIGDINARSGNEPGVAFYTHVSDRYDPFASRVIAATAGEAPYVLDGLLYHQTGLTIEEHYTDTGGASDHVFGLMPFFGYRFAPRLRDIRERRLHLLPGQESGQLLTGMTAEPIALGHVAAHWDELLRFATSIRTGTVTASAMLRRLSAYPRQNGLALALRELGRLERSIFMLDWLRDIDLRRRTQAGLNKGEARNALARALFFNQLGELRDRRFENQTYRASGLNLLVAAIILWNTRYLEMALADIGTPDEIARHIAPLGWEHISLTGDYSWNVEDRPDPDALRPLRAVSSLLAA, from the coding sequence GTGGCGAGACGGCGACTGGTGAGCCCGGAAATCTGGGCGGGGCATTATAGCGCGCCGCTCGATGAGCGCGAGATTGCGCGGCACTATACGCTGACCAGCGACGACGTGGAAATTGTCGGCCGCCGTCGCGGCGATGCCACCCGGCTCGGTTTCGCGATGCTCCTGCTCACTATGAGATGGCCTGGCCGTGCGCTGGAAGCGGGCGAAGTCCCGCCCGCTCCTGTGCTCGCCTATGTAGCGCAGCAACTCGACATCGCGCCTGAAGCCTTTGCGGCCTATGCTCATCGGGACCAGACCCGTCGCGAGCATCTCGTTGAAATCCGACGATCGCACGGGTTCAGGATCTTCGACCGCGACGCCTTCCGTGAAGTTGTCGCCTTCTCGATCCCGATCGCGCAGACCATCATCCATCCCGGCCAGATGGCAGGGGTCATCGTCGATGAACTCCGCCGTCGGCAGATCCTCCTGCCTTCTTCGTCGATTCTCGAAGCGGTACTGCGACGGGCTCGCCAGCAAGCTGAACAGCTTACCTATGAAGTGCTCACAAATGGCCTGCTGCCCGACACACTACAGGGCCTGGACGATTTGCTGGCGCGACGGTCGGGGCAGGCCACCACATGGCTATCCTGGCTACGCAATGCGCCACAGTCGCCGGCAGCGCGCAACATCCTGCGCCTGATCGAACGGCTCGCCTATGTCCGCGCGCTGGGCCTCGATCGCGCCCGTGCCGACATGATCCCGGCTTTGACTTTTGACAGGCTGGCGGACGAAGGCAGCCGCATCACGCCCCAGCACCTTGGCGAACTCAATGCCCTACGGAGACATGCAACACTGGCGGCAACCGGCATCCGCCTTGAGGAAAGCCTGACCGACGCGGCCCTGACGATGTTCGACAAGCTGTTGGGGAGCATGGCGCGCCGCGCCGAGAACCGGACTCGCGACAAAGCCCTAAAGACGGTGCGCGAGCTGCAAGGCCATCTCCGGACGCTCACGGGATCTTGCCGGCTCCTCATCGACGCGCGCACCAAGGGCGTGGATTTTCTGGCGCAGATCGAGGCGCTGGACTGGCAGCGCTTCGCCGTGGCCGTCGAGCAGGCCGAAGTGCTCGGGCGACCGGAAACCGTCGATCGCACGGCCGAATTGATCGAGCGGCATCGCACTGTGAAGCTCTTTGCCGGTGCCTTTCTCAACACCTTTGAATTTCGCGGCGCCGGTGCGGTGCAGGGGCTCCTGTCAGCGCTGGCCATCATCGCGGAGCTCTACCAGACCGGCAAAAGGCGCTTGCCTGATCGCGTGCCGCTGCGCTTTGTGCCGTCCGCATGGCGGCCGTTCGTCCTGCGCGATGGCATCGTCGATCGTGCCGCCTATGAACTATGCGCCCTGTCGCAGCTACGTGAACGGCTGCGAGCGGGAGACATTTGGGTCGCGGGAAGCCGGCAGTTTCGCGATTTCGACAGCTATCTCATCCCGCCGGCGACCTTTGCGGCGCTTCACGAGAAGGGGCCTTTGCCGCTAGCCATCGAAACGGATTTCGAGCGCCATATCGAGGAAAGGCGCACCAGGCTCGACACGGCGATCGAACAGGTGACGATCCTCGCGCGTCAGGGCGAGCTGCCCCAGGTGAGGCTTGACGAAAACGGCCTCATCATCTCGCCGCTGAAGGCGGCAACGCCGCCCGCCACCGAGATTGCCCGTCGCGCCGCCTATGATCGACTGCCGCGCGTGAAGATCACCGATCTTCTGCTTGAGGTCGATGCCTGGACCGGGTTCAGCGAATGCTTCATCCACCGGCGTTCGGGTAGGGAAGCCGACGATCGCAATGCCCTGCTTACCGTCATCCTCGCCGACGGCATCAATCTCGGCCTCACGCGGATGGCGGAAACCTGCCGGGGCGCAAGTCTGCGTCAGCTCGCCCATCTTCACGACTGGCATATTAGCGAGGCCGCTTATGGCGAAGCGCTGGGAAGGCTGATCGACGCCCATCGCGCCATGCCACTCGCCGCGCTGTGGGGAGACGGCACCACTTCGTCGAGCGACGGACAGCAATTTCACGCTGGCGGTCGTGGGGCCGCGATCGGCGACATCAACGCACGCAGCGGCAACGAACCGGGCGTCGCCTTCTACACCCATGTCTCGGATCGATATGATCCCTTCGCGAGCAGGGTGATCGCGGCGACTGCCGGCGAAGCGCCTTATGTGCTGGATGGCTTGCTGTATCATCAGACCGGCCTGACGATTGAGGAGCACTACACCGATACAGGCGGGGCATCGGACCATGTGTTCGGCCTCATGCCTTTCTTCGGCTACCGCTTCGCGCCGCGCCTCCGCGATATCAGGGAGCGTCGCTTGCACCTCCTGCCTGGCCAGGAATCTGGCCAGCTGCTCACTGGCATGACGGCCGAGCCGATCGCATTGGGTCATGTCGCCGCGCATTGGGACGAACTGCTGCGGTTCGCCACATCGATCCGCACCGGCACCGTCACCGCTTCGGCGATGCTCCGCCGGCTGTCCGCCTATCCCCGACAGAATGGACTGGCCCTCGCGTTGCGCGAGCTTGGCCGCCTCGAACGCTCGATCTTCATGCTCGACTGGCTGCGCGACATTGACCTGCGCCGGCGCACCCAGGCGGGCCTCAATAAGGGTGAAGCCCGCAATGCGCTCGCCCGCGCGCTCTTCTTCAACCAACTCGGCGAGCTGCGTGATCGGCGCTTCGAGAACCAGACTTATCGGGCATCGGGCCTCAATCTGCTCGTCGCCGCCATCATCCTGTGGAACACCCGCTATCTCGAAATGGCGTTGGCTGACATCGGTACGCCCGACGAGATCGCACGCCACATCGCACCGTTGGGCTGGGAGCACATCTCGCTGACAGGGGACTATAGCTGGAATGTCGAAGATCGCCCAGATCCGGATGCCTTGCGGCCGCTGCGCGCCGTCAGCTCCTTGCTCGCCGCGTGA
- a CDS encoding recombinase family protein, whose protein sequence is MALIGYARVSTGDQKLALQHDALNVAGCERIFDDHASGAKTDRPGLAEALAYLRTGDTLVVWKLDRLGRSMSHLIEKVGELAARGIGFRSLTENIDTTTSGGMLVFNIFGSLAQFERDLIRERTHAGLKAARDRGNKGGRRPVVTPDKLRKARAHIAAGLTVREAAARLKIGKTALYKALEQKTP, encoded by the coding sequence GTGGCACTGATCGGCTATGCGCGGGTATCGACCGGCGATCAGAAGCTGGCGCTTCAGCATGACGCGCTGAATGTGGCCGGATGCGAGCGCATCTTCGACGACCATGCGTCCGGCGCCAAGACCGATCGGCCTGGCCTGGCCGAGGCGCTCGCCTATCTGCGTACCGGCGACACGCTGGTGGTCTGGAAACTCGATCGTCTTGGGCGCTCAATGAGCCATCTGATCGAGAAAGTCGGCGAGCTTGCGGCGCGCGGCATCGGATTCCGCTCGCTCACCGAAAACATCGACACTACCACTTCGGGCGGGATGCTGGTGTTCAACATCTTTGGCTCGCTTGCCCAATTCGAGCGAGATCTAATCCGGGAACGCACCCATGCTGGCCTCAAGGCCGCGCGCGATCGGGGTAACAAGGGTGGTCGCCGCCCTGTCGTCACCCCCGACAAGCTACGCAAGGCGCGGGCGCATATCGCAGCGGGCCTAACTGTTCGCGAAGCCGCCGCGCGCCTCAAGATCGGGAAGACAGCTCTCTACAAGGCACTGGAACAAAAAACGCCATGA
- a CDS encoding GNAT family N-acetyltransferase yields the protein MRGADPEIVAIWIKGWTTARETAPPVPDHGGFRVDVGWPQQKARYVFAALSPAIGELARAINEPWIFLKACAPPDAMQAMLPSQWIIQRPGHMMTCAGPMAGDSALPGGYVFDVTKGAISGVRAFDPAGNEATIGRVVVVDGFAIYDRIETRPEHRGRGLARAVMMKLEAIGREKGAVRGVLVATPDGRALYEGLGWELHSPYTTAVIPEV from the coding sequence ATGCGCGGCGCTGATCCGGAAATTGTCGCGATATGGATCAAGGGATGGACGACCGCGCGGGAGACCGCGCCTCCCGTTCCCGATCATGGCGGCTTTCGGGTCGATGTGGGCTGGCCGCAACAGAAGGCCCGCTATGTCTTTGCCGCCTTGTCTCCGGCGATCGGAGAGCTGGCGCGGGCGATCAACGAACCGTGGATATTCCTGAAGGCGTGTGCCCCTCCTGATGCCATGCAAGCGATGCTGCCGTCTCAGTGGATCATACAGCGCCCCGGTCACATGATGACGTGCGCGGGACCGATGGCGGGCGATTCCGCGCTTCCCGGAGGCTATGTGTTTGATGTGACCAAGGGTGCGATTTCGGGTGTGCGCGCGTTCGACCCAGCGGGCAACGAAGCGACGATCGGCCGCGTCGTGGTGGTGGACGGTTTCGCGATCTACGACCGGATCGAGACGCGGCCTGAGCATCGCGGGCGCGGCCTCGCGCGCGCCGTGATGATGAAACTTGAGGCGATTGGTCGCGAAAAAGGAGCGGTGCGCGGTGTGCTGGTCGCAACGCCTGACGGCCGAGCCTTGTATGAGGGCTTGGGATGGGAGCTGCATTCTCCCTACACCACGGCCGTCATTCCAGAGGTTTGA
- a CDS encoding MarR family winged helix-turn-helix transcriptional regulator: MPIDSILFDLTNAVQPVRRAWVQAASVIIADFGLSTSLGTVVILTSRLGPAVPQKELALEVGVNQAALVRTLDRGEAAGLLERNAVSGDRRSNAVSLLPKGEKLAKAMERRVADLRRALLSNLPPEEIETVTRILRTLEERAHAYVQRGHM; encoded by the coding sequence GTGCCCATCGATTCGATCCTCTTCGACCTGACCAACGCCGTGCAGCCGGTGCGGCGCGCATGGGTGCAGGCAGCAAGCGTGATCATTGCCGATTTCGGGCTTTCCACATCGCTGGGAACAGTCGTTATCCTGACATCGCGGCTTGGCCCTGCCGTTCCGCAGAAGGAACTGGCGCTTGAAGTAGGCGTCAACCAGGCGGCCCTGGTCCGCACGCTCGATCGGGGAGAGGCTGCCGGCCTACTCGAACGCAATGCGGTTTCCGGCGACCGCCGCAGCAATGCGGTGAGCCTGCTTCCCAAGGGCGAGAAGCTCGCGAAGGCGATGGAACGAAGGGTGGCCGACCTGAGGCGCGCGTTGCTGAGCAATCTTCCGCCGGAAGAGATCGAAACCGTGACGCGCATTCTGCGAACGCTGGAGGAGCGTGCGCATGCCTACGTGCAGCGAGGGCATATGTGA
- a CDS encoding amidohydrolase family protein yields MIEAVLISCDDHLDLNMMPADIWTNRLASSWGDEVPHIEERDGKAAWVSGSQIWGMWAGKRVVSAGPKPLLTAYDRGGIVDTSELRAGTPALRLQDMERDGVWAQLIFGPVTSIKTDDENLLRACYAAYNDWLLDEFSSAAPDRLLGVAMLPPHPEAAYEELKRLAIRGGVRQANVQIAMVEPSLEDKRWEPLFDLLEQSGIILSFHVTVFANVSKAFDKYKGSPGATFLHGKMFIEQFLDPFVDLFAWGILERHPKLKIVIAECGVGWVPWVIEEMDYRHYRLWECADFWKDRGGIPHKRKPSELFREQVYGTFQQSPTAMRLLEFWGPDNLLWASDYPHPDSIWPNSQLTISKTMGHLPEETVRALVGGNAARLYGLDVSKATVKGKLDLVVAKVAA; encoded by the coding sequence ATGATCGAAGCCGTCCTCATTTCCTGCGACGATCATCTCGATTTGAACATGATGCCGGCCGACATCTGGACAAATCGGCTCGCATCGTCCTGGGGTGATGAGGTTCCACATATCGAGGAGCGAGACGGCAAGGCGGCATGGGTGTCCGGATCGCAGATCTGGGGAATGTGGGCAGGCAAGCGCGTTGTTTCCGCCGGACCAAAACCGCTCCTGACCGCCTACGATCGCGGCGGGATTGTTGATACGAGTGAGTTGCGGGCAGGCACGCCGGCGCTTCGCCTCCAGGACATGGAGCGCGATGGTGTGTGGGCACAGCTCATCTTCGGGCCGGTGACGTCGATCAAGACTGATGACGAGAACCTGCTGCGGGCCTGCTATGCAGCCTATAATGATTGGCTGCTCGACGAATTCTCTTCCGCGGCGCCCGATCGCCTGTTGGGTGTGGCGATGCTACCACCTCATCCGGAAGCGGCCTATGAAGAATTGAAGCGCCTCGCAATCCGCGGTGGCGTTCGCCAGGCCAACGTCCAGATCGCGATGGTCGAGCCCAGTCTCGAGGACAAGCGTTGGGAACCGCTGTTCGACCTCCTGGAGCAGAGTGGAATTATCCTCTCCTTCCACGTGACCGTCTTTGCGAACGTCTCAAAGGCCTTCGACAAATATAAGGGGAGCCCGGGAGCGACCTTCCTCCATGGGAAGATGTTCATCGAACAGTTCCTCGATCCTTTTGTCGATCTTTTCGCTTGGGGCATCCTCGAGCGTCACCCCAAGCTCAAGATTGTGATTGCCGAATGCGGGGTGGGCTGGGTCCCTTGGGTCATCGAGGAAATGGACTATCGGCACTACCGCCTCTGGGAATGCGCCGATTTCTGGAAGGACCGCGGCGGCATCCCGCACAAGCGCAAACCCTCGGAACTGTTTCGCGAGCAGGTCTACGGCACCTTCCAGCAGAGTCCGACGGCGATGCGGCTGCTCGAGTTCTGGGGCCCCGACAATCTTCTCTGGGCGAGCGACTATCCGCATCCGGACAGCATCTGGCCCAACAGCCAGCTCACTATCTCAAAGACGATGGGGCATCTGCCGGAGGAGACGGTGCGCGCCCTGGTCGGTGGAAACGCGGCGCGGCTCTACGGCCTCGACGTTTCGAAGGCGACGGTGAAGGGCAAGCTCGATCTCGTAGTTGCCAAGGTCGCGGCGTGA